One part of the Pseudoliparis swirei isolate HS2019 ecotype Mariana Trench chromosome 6, NWPU_hadal_v1, whole genome shotgun sequence genome encodes these proteins:
- the snapc5 gene encoding snRNA-activating protein complex subunit 5 isoform X1, with product MCGKDYFEVLRNGLTAAVPVKMHSRLQELKKEEETLLKIKVMLQDQLNRLKYVFPLFQFEEGALKSIISAQTEEGASQRSSPENEVHINLDDESEINQTKLLLNAAVDFDMEEEDDEEEDEEEEDEEDDNVLEFVPEEDEEDDNY from the exons ATGTGTGGAAAGGATTATTTTGAAG TGTTGAGGAATGGTCTGACTGCAGCAGTACCAGTAAAGATGCACAGCCGTCTGCAGGAgttgaagaaggaagaggagactcTCCTTAAAATCAAAGTCATGCTACAAGACCAGCTGAACAGGTTGaag TATGTATTTCCTCTGTTTCAGTTTGAAGAAGGGGCCTTGAAATCGATCATTAGTGCTCAAACAGAAGAAGGAGCCTCTCAACGATCTTCCCCAGAGAATGAG GTGCACATTAACCTTGACGATGAGAGTGAGATAAATCAAACCAAACTGCTACTGAATGCTGCTGTAGATTTTGatatggaggaggaagatgacgaggaggaggatgaagaggaggaggatgaagaagatgacAATGTGCTCGAGTTTGTGcctgaagaggatgaggaggacgatAATTACTGA
- the snapc5 gene encoding snRNA-activating protein complex subunit 5 isoform X2, with protein sequence MCGKDYFEVLRNGLTAAVPVKMHSRLQELKKEEETLLKIKVMLQDQLNRLKFEEGALKSIISAQTEEGASQRSSPENEVHINLDDESEINQTKLLLNAAVDFDMEEEDDEEEDEEEEDEEDDNVLEFVPEEDEEDDNY encoded by the exons ATGTGTGGAAAGGATTATTTTGAAG TGTTGAGGAATGGTCTGACTGCAGCAGTACCAGTAAAGATGCACAGCCGTCTGCAGGAgttgaagaaggaagaggagactcTCCTTAAAATCAAAGTCATGCTACAAGACCAGCTGAACAGGTTGaag TTTGAAGAAGGGGCCTTGAAATCGATCATTAGTGCTCAAACAGAAGAAGGAGCCTCTCAACGATCTTCCCCAGAGAATGAG GTGCACATTAACCTTGACGATGAGAGTGAGATAAATCAAACCAAACTGCTACTGAATGCTGCTGTAGATTTTGatatggaggaggaagatgacgaggaggaggatgaagaggaggaggatgaagaagatgacAATGTGCTCGAGTTTGTGcctgaagaggatgaggaggacgatAATTACTGA
- the snapc5 gene encoding snRNA-activating protein complex subunit 5 isoform X3, translating into MHSRLQELKKEEETLLKIKVMLQDQLNRLKYVFPLFQFEEGALKSIISAQTEEGASQRSSPENEVHINLDDESEINQTKLLLNAAVDFDMEEEDDEEEDEEEEDEEDDNVLEFVPEEDEEDDNY; encoded by the exons ATGCACAGCCGTCTGCAGGAgttgaagaaggaagaggagactcTCCTTAAAATCAAAGTCATGCTACAAGACCAGCTGAACAGGTTGaag TATGTATTTCCTCTGTTTCAGTTTGAAGAAGGGGCCTTGAAATCGATCATTAGTGCTCAAACAGAAGAAGGAGCCTCTCAACGATCTTCCCCAGAGAATGAG GTGCACATTAACCTTGACGATGAGAGTGAGATAAATCAAACCAAACTGCTACTGAATGCTGCTGTAGATTTTGatatggaggaggaagatgacgaggaggaggatgaagaggaggaggatgaagaagatgacAATGTGCTCGAGTTTGTGcctgaagaggatgaggaggacgatAATTACTGA
- the lctlb gene encoding lactase-like b: MYLLGFSWGAGSSAYQTEGAWDKDGKGLSIWDVFSHKQGKIQQNDTGDSSCESYHKVKDDVSLMKELKLNHYRFSISWPRLIPTGIRSDHINEKGIQYYDELIDHLLESKITPIVTLYHWDLPQFLQDKYGGWQNVSMVNHFNEFASLCFEKFGNRVKYWMTFNNPWSVAVEGYETGEHAPGVRLRGTGAYRAAHHIIKAHAKAWHTYDTQWRGEQKGLVGISLYGHWGEPVDISNQKDIEAAERYVQFYLGWFATPIFHGDYPQVMKDFIGRKSNQQGLGTSRLPTFSPEEKSYIKGTCDFLGLGHFTTRYITQKNNPLVRSSSSYFTDRDLAELVDPRWPDPGSEWLYSVPWGFRRLLNFVKSQYGNPMIYVTENGVSEKMKCTELCDDWRIQYYNDYINEMLKAIKDGVDVKGYTAWSLLDMFEWDEGYSERFGLYYVDFMNKNKPRYPKASVQFYKRVISSNGFPNQREVEKWRRRAVETCSTSNQLLAADPLTSHMEMVTEIVVPTVCTLSILLSAVFLMFLLRRRN, translated from the exons atgtatttattaggaTTTTCGTGGGGGGCCGGCAGTTCCGCCTATCAAACAGAAGGAGCCTGGGACAAAGATGGAAAAGGACTGAGCATCTGGGATGTGTTCAGTCATAAGCAAGGCAAAATCCAACAAAATGACACCGGGGATTCTTCCTGTGAGAGCTACCACAAAGTCAAG GATGATGTTTCTCTGATGAAGGAGCTGAAGCTGAACCACTATCGCTTCTCCATTTCCTGGCCTAGACTCATCCCCACTGGCATTAGGT CTGACCATATAAATGAAAAGGGAATACAGTACTATGATGAGCTGATTGACCACCTGCTGGAGAGCAAGATCACTCCGATTGTGACCCTGTATCACTGGGATCTTCCACAG TTCTTACAAGATAAATATGGTGGATGGCAGAATGTAAGCATGGTCAATCATTTCAATGAATTTGCAAGCCTGTGCTTTGAAAAATTTGGCAACCGAGTCAAGTACTGGATGACTTTCAACAATCCATGG TCTGTAGCAGTTGAAGGCTATGAGACCGGTGAGCACGCTCCTGGAGTGAGGCTGAGAGGAACAGGGGCATACAGAGCTGCCCATCACATAATCAAG GCACATGCAAAGGCTTGGCACACTTATGATACACAATGGAGGGGGgaacaaaaag GTCTGGTTGGCATCTCTCTGTATGGGCATTGGGGGGAGCCGGTGGACATCAGCAACCAGAAAGATATTGAAGCAGCTGAGAGATACGTCCAGTTCTACCTGGGCTGGTTTGCCACACCCATCTTTCATGGAGACTACCCTCAAGTGATGAAAGACTTCATTG GAAGGAAGAGTAACCAACAAGGACTCGGGACGTCCCGTCTGCCCACATTTTCCCCCGAAGAGAAGAGCTACATCAAGGGGACCTGTGACTTCCTCGGCCTGGGTCATTTCACCACCCGCTACATCACCCAAAAGAACAACCCATTAGTTCGTAGTAGCAGCAGCTACTTCACTGACCGGGACCTGGCTGAGCTGGTGGACCCGCGCTGGCCTGACCCCGGGTCAGAGTGGCTCTACTCTGTGCCTTGGGGTTTCAGACGCCTGCTCAATTTTGTCAAG TCGCAGTACGGAAACCCAATGATTTATGTGACGGAGAATGGAGTCTCTGAGAAGATGAAATGCACAGAGCTGTGTGACGACTGGAGGATACAGTATTATAATGACTACATCAATGAGATGCTGAAAG CTATCAAAGATGGAGTCGACGTGAAGGGCTACACCGCATGGTCCCTGCTGGACATGTTTGAGTGGGATGAAGGGTACTCCGAGAGGTTTGGCTTGTACTATGTGGACTTCATGAACAAAAACAAGCCCCGCTATCCCAAAGCTTCTGTCCAGTTTTACAAACGCGTCATCAGCTCCAATGGATTCCCCAATCAGAGAGAG GTGGagaaatggaggaggagggcggttgAGACCTGTTCCACGAGCAACCAGCTCCTAGCTGCAG ACCCTTTGACCAGTCACATGGAGATGGTAACTGAAATTGTTGTTCCCACTGTTTGCACACTCTCTATTTTGCTCAGCGCCGTCTTCCTTATGTTCCTGCTGCGGAGGCGGAACTAG
- the zwilch gene encoding protein zwilch homolog — MGSKVICRAKEFYKIIRALQDEKSNEPFAYEEDIQMLKMNGDRIPVLNMYYGSQPVLICEKAVPKLSEADDQPMTSNCSDNDDDAGGDDNADANALQAELGPQPLTIMKARQFLSWYTLSQNVNVSSVDNNPALHPLWVRCDMSDPAGTTWFGAETVCMGNRVSGVKLYSVTCKGSTVDKGSLITLDKLKQEHKKRHHPTSMAIKGSARFNLFGSTLVENTIIESQSSVTVDFKWSHVESILETPPLSSIATLNIKVASGDMKSPMYEMYRELEFLQTLADGLRTGETEWVEPLENMSAVNLTTAFLEELQDTAKSLQERAAKTADITKLKTETDIFNSFLERGDLDFVEQLWVRMRKSVTSYQDIGDCLKLVTEALRYGDIKPWIHRDSSSSLSKLILQSYHQQIDHVSLTGITPVQMLLEMGLDKMRKDYINYLIGEELTTLNHMCYYVSTEVDLQEQVIRLRKLHHLLEIIETCRTFLGLPYDRLFLLTQSCLQHYKTHPYDEEHEFKLQIKPALISHSYQQEQPVLWGAEVSSGHGSCEVRTSVQLSDRPLVDHVIFETDYPNETVNGDGESPAFYSTMVCCSLVSFA; from the exons ATGGGCTCAAAGGTGATATGCAGAGCGAAGGAGTTTTATAAGATTATTCG GGCTCTTCAAGATGAGAAAAGCAACGAACCATTTGCATATGAG GAGGACATCCAAATGTTAAAGATGAATGGAGACAGAATCCCTGTGCTGAATATGTACTATGGCAGCCAGCCAGTCCTCATCTGTGAAAAAGCT GTTCCAAAATTAAGTGAAGCTGATGACCAACCAATGACTTCAAACTGCTCTGACAACGATGATGATGCTGGTGGTGATGATAATGCTGATGCCAATGCTCTCCAGGCAGAATTGGGACCACAGCCGCTCACAATCATGAAAGCAAG gcAGTTTCTGTCTTGGTACACATTATCTCAAAATGTTAATGTGTCATCTGTGGACAACAACCCTGCCTTACACCCTCTGTGGGTGCGATGTGACATGTCTGATCCAGCTGGAACAACCTGGTTTGGTGCTGAAACCGTCTGCATGGGCAATAGAGTGTCTGGGGTCAAATTATACTCTGTTACCTGCAAAG GCTCAACTGTGGACAAAGGATCTCTCATAACCTTAGACAAGCTCAAACAAGAGCACAAGAAAAGGCACCACCCAACCTCG ATGGCAATCAAAGGCAGTGCCAGGTTCAACTTGTTTGGCTCCACTCTTGTGGAAAACACCATCATTGAATCACAGAGTAGTGTGACAGTGGATTTCAAATGGAGCCATGTGGAGAGTATCCTTGAGACTCCACCTCTGTCCTCTATAGCAACACTG AATATCAAAGTTGCCAGCGGGGACATGAAGAGCCCGATGTATGAGATGTACAGGGAGCTAGAGTTTCTTCAG ACTCTTGCTGATGGTTTGAGAACTGGCGAGACTGAATGGGTGGAGCCTTTGGAAAACATGTCAGCTGTAAATCTGACCACGGCCTTCCTAGAAG AGCTTCAGGATACTGCAAAGTCACTACAGGAGAGGGCTGCCAAAACAGCGGAT ATCACAAAGCTGAAAACTGAGACGGACATTTTCAACTCTTTCTTGGAACGAGGGGATTTGGATTTTGTGGAGCAGCTGTGGGTTCGGATGAGAAAGA GTGTGACTTCATATCAAGACATTGGAGACTGCCTGAAATTGGTCACGGAAGCTCTAAGATACGGCGACATCAAACCCTGG ATTCACAGAGACAGCAGCAGCTCCCTCAGCAAGCTCATCCTGCAGTCCTACCACCAGCAGATTGACCATGTGTCTCTCACCGGCATCACCCCTGTCCAAATGCTGCTGGAGATGGGTCTAGACAAAATGAGAAAGGATTACATTAACTACCTCATCG GTGAAGAATTGACAACTCTTAACCACATG TGTTATTACGTGAGCACAGAGGTTGATCTGCAGGAGCAAGTGATCCGACTGAGAAAACTGCACCATCTGCTGGAAATAATAGAGACCTGCAGGACTTTCCTGGGTCTGCCCTACGACCGGCTCTTCCTTCTCACACA GTCATGTTTACAGCACTACAAAACACACCCGTATGACGAGGAGCATGAATTCAAACTGCAAATCAAGCCGGCACTGATCAGTCATTCTTACCAGCA AGAGCAGCCAGTACTTTGGGGGGCTGAGGTGTCCAGCGGCCACGGTTCTTGTGAGGTCAGGACATCCGTACAGCTCAGTGACAGACCGCTGGTTGATCATGTCATCTTTGAAACGG ACTACCCAAATGAAACCGTCAACGGGGACGGTGAGAGTCCTGCCTTCTACTCCACCATGGTGTGCTGTAGCCTCGTCAGCTTTGCGTGA
- the rpl4 gene encoding 60S ribosomal protein L4, with product MACARPLISVYSEKGETIGKNVVLPAVFKAPIRPDVVNFVHTNMRKNSRQPYAVSELAGHQTSAESWGTGRAVARIPRVRGGGTHRSGQGAFGNMCRGGRMFAPTKTWRRWHRRINKTQKRYAICSAVAASAIPALVMSKGHRIEEIPEVPLVVEDKVESYKRTKEAVLLLKKLKAWNDVKKVYASQRMRAGKGKMRNRRRIQRRGPCIIYNQDSGVTKAFRNIPGITLQNVNKLNLLRLAPGGHVGRFCIWTESAFRKLDELYGTWRKPSTLKKGYNLPMHTMTNTDLSRILKSEEIQKALRTPNKTINRRVLKKNPLKNLRIMLKLNPYAKTARRNAILKHNPAIKAKMLKPKKKPARKGAGAPVKPKA from the exons ATG gCGTGTGCCCGACCCTTGATATCGGTGTATTCCGAGAAAGGAGAAACTATTGGCAAGAATGTCGTCTTGCCAGCTGTGTTCAAGGCTCCAATTCGCCCCGATGTTGTGAATTTTGTGCACACCaacatgcgcaagaacagtcgCCAGCCTTATGCAGTCAGTGAACTGGCAG GTCACCAGACCAGTGCCGAGTCCTGGGGTACAGGAAGAGCTGTAGCACGTATCCCCCGTGTGCGAGGTGGTGGTACTCACCGTTCTGGACAGGGTGCTTTTGGAAAT ATGTGTCGTGGAGGCCGCATGTTTGCCCCCACCAAAACCTGGCGCCGCTGGCACCGCAGGATCAATAAAACCCAGAAGCGTTATGCCATCTGCTCTGCCGTGGCTGCCTCTGCAATTCCTGCTCTTGTGATGTCCAAAG GACACCGCATCGAGGAAATCCCAGAGGTCCCGCTCGTGGTTGAAGACAAAGTTGAGAGCTACAAGAGAACCAAGGAGGCAGTGCTCTTGTTGAAGAAGCTGAAAGCCTGGAATGACGTCAAGAAG GTCTACGCCTCTCAGCGCATGCGTGCTGGTAAGGGTAAGATGAGGAATCGCAGACGGATCCAACGCAGAGGACCATGCATCATCTACAACCAAGACTCCGGTGTCACCAAGGCCTTCAGAAATATCCCAG GAATCACTCTGCAGAACGTAAACAAACTGAACCTCCTGAGGcttgcccctggtggtcatgttGGACGCTTCTGCATCTGGACCGAGAGTGCTTTCCGCAAGCTGGATGAGCTGTACGGGACCTGGCGTAAACCTTCTACCCTGAAGAAGGGTTacaa CCTGCCCATGCACACGATGACCAACACAGACCTGAGCAGGATTCTGAAGAGTGAGGAGATCCAGAAGGCTCTTCGTACACCAAA CAAGACCATCAACCGCAGAGTCCTGAAGAAGAATCCTCTGAAGAACTTGAGGATAATGCTCAAACTGAACCCCTACGCCAAGACGGCCAGACGTAATGCCATCCTCAAGCATAACCCTGCG ATCAAGGCAAAGATGCTGAAACCCAAGAAGAAGCCTGCTAGGAAGGGAGCAGGAGCACCTGTCAAACCCAAGGCATAG
- the map2k1 gene encoding dual specificity mitogen-activated protein kinase kinase 1, translating into MQKRRKPEPIQLNPIPDGNTINGTGATETNLEALQKKLEELELDEQQRKRLEAFLTQKQKVGELKDDDFEKICELGAGNGGVVFKVSHRPSGLIMARKLIHLEIKPAIRNQIIRELQVLHECNSPYIVGFYGAFYSDGEISICMEHMDGGSLDQSLKKAGKIPEQILGKVSIAVIKGLAYLREKHKIMHRDVKPSNILVNSRGEIKLCDFGVSGQLIDSMANSFVGTRSYMSPERLQGTHYSVQSDIWSMGLSLVEMAIGRFPIPPPDTKELEKIFGFPVEGEAACSESSPQPQPPGRPGSSYGPDRPPMAIFELLDYIVNEPPPKLPGIFGSEFQDFVNKCLIKNPAERADLKQLTVHSFIKLSDAEQVDFAGWLCSTIGLNQPVTPTHSTAITNR; encoded by the exons ATGCAGAAGAGAAGGAAGCCGGAGCCGATCCAACTCAACCCGATCCCCGATGGAAACACTATCAACGGCACCGGAGCCACAGA AACAAATTTGGAGGCACTGCAGAAGAAATTAGAAGAACTTGAGCTGGATGAGCAGCAGCGGAAACGCCTGGAGGCCTTTCTGACACAGAAGCAGAAGGTGGGAGAGCTGAAGGACGACGACTTTGAGAAGATATGTGAGCTGGGGGCCGGCAACGGAGGAGTCGTCTTCAAGGTCTCCCACAGACCCTCTGGTCTGATCATGGCGAGGAAG CTGATCCACCTGGAGATCAAACCTGCCATCAGGAACCAGATCATTAGGGAGCTGCAGGTGCTGCACGAGTGTAACTCCCCCTACATTGTGGGCTTCTACGGGGCTTTCTACAGCGACGGAGAAATCAGCATCTGCATGGAGCATATG GACGGCGGCTCCCTGGACCAGTCGCTGAAGAAGGCCGGCAAGATCCCGGAGCAGATCCTTGGCAAAGTCAGCATCGCT GTCATTAAAGGACTCGCCTACCTGAGGGAGAAACACAAGATCATGCACAGAG ATGTCAAGCCTTCAAACATCCTTGTGAATTCCCGCGGTGAAATCAAGCTGTGCGACTTTGGAGTGAGCGGACAGCTCATCGACTCCATGGCCAACTCCTTCGTGGGAACCCGCTCCTACATGTCG CCAGAGCGTTTACAGGGAACCCATTACTCGGTTCAGTCGGACATCTGGAGTATGGGTCTGTCCCTGGTGGAAATGGCAATTGGGCGCTTTCCCATCCCACCGCCTGATACCAAGGAACTGGAAAAGATTTTTGGCTTCCCAGTAGAAGGGGAGGCGGCCTGCAGCGAGTCCTCCCCACAGCCGCAGCCCCCCGGGCGACCAGGCAGCT CATACGGACCTGACAGACCACCGATGGCTATATTTGAGCTGCTTGATTACATAGTGAATGAG CCTCCACCAAAGCTCCCTGGAATATTCGGCTCCGAATTTCAAGACTTTGTGAACAAATG TTTGATAAAGAATCCAGCAGAGAGAGCGGACCTCAAACAGTTGACG GTGCATTCGTTCATCAAATTGTCCGACGCAGAGCAGGTGGACTTCGCAGGCTGGTTGTGCAGCACCATTGGACTCAATCAGCCGGTGACGCCCACCCACAGTACAGCAAT CACCAACAGATGA